From Bactrocera oleae isolate idBacOlea1 chromosome 4, idBacOlea1, whole genome shotgun sequence:
tagattatatcTCTTTAGATCtggttttgttaaagatttactataCTGCGCTTACATGCGGACTCTCTTGAccctcattatcggcaaattctcttttggtgtcgctttGTGCATTCACATTAGCAAAATGAGTAAACCGgttgggttacaaaagaatcTGTGTATGAACTGGCTCCTATATAAGgcctgccggattgtgcagcaaacactgTTACAATTaaagtgttgccgtgtaaagagcaattaagctataagcaataagttgtaaactcgaatagcgagcaataagggttaagttgttgaaattagaaataaagataagtgtatagccaatAAATTGGAACTTTtgtttaacaatccagtgatcgaactcaagagtgagttacaaggtagatgattgatcgagaaatccgttacaatatttagacatcaattgTTAAACATTAGCAACGTGGAGTCTCATTCGCAATATTGCTAGCAATTCAGGTTTTTAGCAATCTTAAATTGCCTGCCGAGATGCCCCGCTATTGTGAATTTAACCATAGATGTCTCCGTCAGCAACAGTTAAGTTGGTGATACTGTCAGCGTAATCGTCCATCTTTAAAAAATTCACTACGGAAACGTTCATTTCATTTCGGATTGTCCTCGAGTAAAGATGTGTCATTTATTTggacttaaaaaattgtataattttagaGAGTATAAAAGGTAAGTACTAATCATCTACACATGCTTCATATTGTTCATAAATTCTAAATGATGCTTATTTATACCGCCCCAGTCGGAAAGATAATGACGATTGGTTCTTTTATTACTGATTTGTCAAACTCGAAAAGtagtagtatataaatataacgaaACTTACAAaagcatattttaatatttcagtgGGTATGGTTGACTTACAATGGAATTTGTGACAAGCTCATTGGTTCGAATATGAATTATCTGAGGACGTGAAATTTGAAATCTATATTTTCCTGTCTACAAAGGTAATTATAAGGATTAAAAAGTGTgtgcttaatatatatatatgatgttTTCGAATACCGCCCCAGTCGGATAAATTGTGACGATTGGTTAAAATtgctgaaattaattaaaaaaaaaaaaagtttatctcACAGAGGAGctgttataatatttaaaatattttattttcaggtCTTCCTAACCACGTGGACGTGGACTTCAGTGTCTAATATAAACCGTACATTAAATGATAAGGTACAAACAACATCTAATTTTAAGTTACTTTGTGTTAGTGATGATAATTAAAAGTAGACAAGCATATAACAGAATTTTCTATGTTGAATACTTTCGTCTGAATGTTATTAcaatcataatattttaaaagtgtaagaattatattgaatataatttttttttttgattaattagGATTATCTTGGTGTTCGCTGAAAGCAGTAAGATATACACTTTAGACGGGGAGAATATCGATGTACTTCCGGCATCCCACGAGGTAagcttcttttgtttttgtggtaaTTCAAGTTCAACTGATGAGTTTTAGTTATCCCTGTCATAAAGACAAGCTTGATGATAAATAAAcactgataatttattatttaattatgtaataactaaaaatatgtttacccatttaagtatttaatggattttcttgtttttttttcagatctttgttgaataataaaaacaatgtaaTAGCAAGTAGTAATAAAGaattaattgcttttaaataatttgtgtttttattgtagATCCAGATTGAAAATTAGGAAAATATAGATAAGccatatatttgcaaaaaaaaaatcatgcaGTTGAATTTCTGATTGTAAAAGCTTTTCTAAACATTCTCTACAATCGAAATCATAGTAAATTTCATTGATATAAATGATTAATCGTTTTCGAAAagctacatattttattattgcatataATGCATaggaatatgtatttttttacttaGGTCGCTGTTGAAACTATTTTGTTTCAACGCAAAAATATAATTGTGAATGCTACTTTATCAAATGGGAACAGTGAAAATGGAACACAAGAGAACAGAAAATATGCGAGAAATTGTATTCCCCTTCACTGTAAACGATAGCTTATAAACAAAACGTCGatcatttaatatataaaaagaggacataaagtatgtttaattataaattaccGGATGGCGGTTTGCGCGCTCATTGTTACTTTAATTCCAATGGTGACATCAAATTTGATCCACCAGTATATGAGCAGCGTTATACTACAACAGTACGCATATTGGAAGATCCACATTGGgggtacaaatttaaaaaagtgagACCGGTTTTCTACTCAAGTTCAATTTGAATACAAGAGATTAGTATTTCACTTTTTGAAAGCATTTCTTTCAACGCAGGTGGTAGATTTTGGATGTGCTGATATGCGATTATTGTCATTGATACGCCGTACAGAAGGCATTGAACATATTCTAGAGGTAAGTCAGAACTTGTTCCCAATGTGAATTAAGCATATTagttatatactaaatatttatgtCAATCAATGAAAGGAAATGTGTCGGACTTAAAACACATCTCTATGTTGATATTCtgttatcttaaaaaaaatgatttggGTATTTGGTTTGGAGACAGTCATCAAAGacccaatattaaaaaaaggttATAATAAGGCTTAAATTGTCTTGAaggaattgaaatttatatatttttcaccgCGTTTATTATCCTTACTTAATTACTACATTGAGATCGCAGTCTGTGAATGGTTATAAAATCAGTTCTTTATATTCGTTTTTCATGTATTCGCGTATTCTCATGTTCCTCGTTGTTTCCATCGTAAACTTATGATTAGCGCTGCATgcttcatttgttttttttacatattttatactttcggtGAATCAAAACTGTCATGCttcattttttaaacttttaagatTGTTGCATAAGCTTTTTAAAACTTCCCCCACGAAAATTTTGATGTATAACGTCGCAATAATAACcaagaataataataacactAGACTAGTTATAAATAGCCGTCCTGTTGCGGTCATTTAGAAGCGACTTGTCATTCCTCTAATTTTCTTAaaacacaatatacaagtataatatagcACTTCGTTCTTTGGCGAAATATGAGAAATATGAATCAACGAattctaaattaaatttcaataaatggtATCAGACGAACTgtaaataaaaagatattttctttttaatacgtttatatttatttattttttttttatattttattttacgaagTTTAATGGTATTTAATTAATAGATATATTTAGGtattttacttaaaactaaagtaataatatttgggtaaaaacaaaataaaatgaaataaacaaatactAATCCACTTTTTGTATGGTGTGCTTAAAACAACGTCTTGGTGAATTGTATGTGACCAATTATGATTATATTACTATACTAACTTTAATTAACAAAACGCTAATGCTCATAAACACAAATTTGTAAACTTGAATTAAATCTTCGCCCTGTTGGTGCACACATTGCCAGAAAATACAACGTTAAATAACCAGTATGCTTGTATTCATtacaaacaaattcaaaattgtaGGCAAAACAAAGATAAATTAAACGTCCTAAAAGTAAATCTTACAAgctatttaaaatatgttgGGCGAATGGGTTTATAGTCAGCACCGTGGCGTCGCGTTTGATACGGGTAGAATGCACATGTGTACTCAAAACAATTCaaggtttaaataaaattagtttgtatgtttgtaggatgctatttttattattaatcatggaagcaaattttgtttataagttCAGTGTGTGCGCTTCTGTACTCATTTTCCATAAACCACGGCGAGACGTTCCCATTGAATTCAATTAAATCTAAACTAAATCTGCTTACTAGTAGTTTAAGTATTTTGTATGTTGGATTAGGAaagtttatacaaaatttacagTAAGGATCGCgttaatgtaattttaattttgcacgtattaaaatgaattttttttttatatgacattTATAAAAGTTAAGTAAGATTTGTTTCTCATTACTGATTCTCagataaatgtaaattaacaaaaaaaaaaaatatatatacatacatattgtatatatataaacgcgATCCATTACCAATAGAATTGCAATTATGAATATCAATTGTTCACATGGTTAAATTAACTATTTAGCATcatatgttttttatgttaatgttactcacatattttatttttattctgagTTCTCATGTTacgatttttacaattttaacttTGCTCATTccatttcaattttcttttgcaCAGTTGTtggtaaataacaaaaatgtaaacattaccactacttataatatttattcactCTCTTCTCTTGTCAAACGGGTTTTCTGTACTACGTTACTTTTTTCTACGTTATTTATGAAATTCAAACCAATGTCGAGCAAAAAATTTACTACCATAATTGAAATCGGCGTGAAATTTAGAAGTATTGAACAGTTTCCATAGAAATGCTGCATGCTaacatttttcactttttacaaTGTCGTGTCGATGCCGCTGCTGCGGCGTTGTTGCCACGATAGTAGATGTTTTCATTATTGATCCTTTTCCAAACGTTGAAGAAACTGCAAACATCTGGGTTAAAATTTGAATTACTTTCCTGTTGATCGATTAGATCATTCATCTCTGTTTCAGTCTCAATTAAGCAACGACGAGTTCGTCGTTCCGGCCTTCCCGTAACACTGCTGCTATTAACTTGAGCTCCTTCATTGTTGTAACCTTTACGATTACTACGAGCTGCACCGGCGGCACTACTCCGTTTGCTACTACATTTCGAAGCAGTTTTATTTGCTACTGTTGTACCATGACTTGATTTGGATGTGGCTGCTGTTGTTTTAAATGCAGATTTTGTCGAATTGATTGTACGTTGCTTATTAGCACTCTGAATTCGACCTTCTGTTTCTAATAATTGTGTACaatctttttttcttgttgatcGGGTATTATGTGCGCGTGTGTTATGTCCACCATTAGGCGCATGCTCCATGGTTTCGGTAGCGTCTGTATCTATGTCATCGTCATCGTCATCGTCATCACAATCTCTATCGTTATCTTCCATATCCTCCGTATCGTCTACTTCCATTTCTTCCTGCTGCATGgttatatattgaaaattatccAAGCTAgtctatatataataaaaaatatttacctcaTCCTCATCTTGATCCTCATCATTCTCCTCCTCTTCGTCGGTCTGATTAGCAGCGCCACTTTGATGTGAGTCTCTATTATCTTCTGTTAATCTGCCGCTTAACTTTAGGCGATTTTCAACCTCCAATATAGCATAAGTTGGTTTTCCTTCATAACGACGCACTATTGGTTGTTGCACCTCACTAAGTTCCTCCTCGCGATCGAACTCTTTCTCGGCACGTTCGCGGGCTATCTGATCAGGATCTTGTGACAGAATTTCTGCCCATGAAAACTTCTTCTTTTTCATTGATTTCTTGTCAGATTTGGACCTCAAGTTTTTTGGCGACACCCTATTGGAGAGAGTGCGCTCATGGAATGGTGTGCCCACTGCAAGGTTGCTCATAATACTCCATGCTGTATTGCTGTTGAGTTTATTCATTTCGAATATATCGTTTTTGTTCTCAATTTCCTCTTTAACACGTACACAAGTGCGTACAATTTCCTTGCTGTCCAATTGCAATTCTGCGAGTGAATAGCCAAGCTGCTGAAACTCTCGTTCGAATAAGCGACGGTACCGTCCATAATCTGGTCGGTCGTGGTAGGCTAATTGGCTAACTTGATGTAGAAAATCGCCCAAGTATTTAGGAACCTGTTTGCCATAGATTTGTTTTAACATTTCGCGAACATCGGTCATTAGGTATTCCTTTGCGCGATGTACCTTTTCCTGTTGATGCTGAATTGCTGCATCCTTCCATGGCAAATAACCTTGAGACCAGAACATTAAGTTATAACCCAAACATTCTAGATCACTACGACGTGAATGGGCACCCATATGAGCATCTCGTGATGTAAATTCTAAAGTACCATCGTGTGCTCGACGTTGATCCATTACGAATGGACGATGTACCCCATTATCCATAAATTTGGAAGCCAGTCCGAAATCAATAAGGAAGATACGTTCTTCCTCAACGACTACAAACGATTCTGCAACAGCTGTGGGTGGTGAATTATCGCTAGTCgttttttgtaaatgtttattAGCGTTTaacttattaaacattttttcttgacGTCGCGTTATCCGTGTTGTTGGTAAGCAGGAATTTGAGGCATGACTCGACTTCTTTATTGTAGCGGAGCGACGAGCAGACCTTGGTAAAAATTCTTCGAAATCATCATCTGTTGTCACAGATTTCGATTCCATTGGTTCATCTTTTATGGAAGTTGTATCTTCATTAAAGAATTCTGAGTAACTAATACGTTTTGTAGGACGTAAATAATGAGACTTCACCATCTCTTCATATATGGAATTTCGTTTTTGTCGGCGACATGAGCGTACCTAAAATGagtttaaagttattttaacaaaatcatTATTATCTTTGTTCTTTTAAATACCGGATTAGAACCACTAAATTCTATATTATTCCGTGGGCGACGTTTGCGGTTACGATTTACTGGTGTTTCGTAAATATCTACActgttactgttgttgctgttggtagTAGCGCCATCATCAAAGTCCTCATCTTCATATTCGTCTAAAAACACATTTCGTTTAACAATGAAATCTTCATCCTCTTCTTCATCATCATTTGCTTCTTGCTCGGAACTATTTCCACTATCAGTTGTCTGTTGCTTTTCTTCGTAATGTTCATCATAGCTTGAAGATTTTACATTTGAAGAACGGGACGATTTGCTTTTGCCTGTGGTAACCGGAGCAGTTGcagtttgttttttataatacttGCATTTGGAAATCATAAGATTTTGTGCCTTAACATCATTATGGCAGTAGCCTTTGTCgtgtaatttttctaaaacatCTACAATCTGTATGGCTAGAGTTAACACGCATTTCTGATGGACACGACAATTTTTTATCAATGAGTGCAAATCGTGATCAAAACGCTGCAATATCAGGAAACGGTAACGTGCATCTCCAAAATAATGAGAGCCCGATGCAATATATTTAGGTATACCGGTAGGTAGGTGTTGCATCAGTGGCGCCGTATAATCTTGTCTATTATTTTTATCACCTTCGGTTTTTATATGGTTATCtgttaacaaaaagaaaatggGATTGAATATGATTAATGTTTTTGATGTTAATACAGTTCTTACATTCGTCCTTGGCAGTATTCATCAAACAATGAATTTCCACAAACAAGGGTCCATTTGAATGTGGTTCAATTTTTACAACGAACTTTGCATTCTCATTAGTAACGGGAATGGAAGTATTATCTgaagctaaaaatatttctcCAAAATTTCCTTTGCCTATGAGAAAGAacgaatatattaatatttatttaaatagataATCAATGcagtaatatataaaaaattgtatttacttgGTTAGagaatgaatatatatttacatgaagACATGCATACACGCACCCATATTATACAGGTTAtaacaatacaaaaattaagaatTCAAAATTAGTACCAATTTATCTTTGCGTCTGACATCAGTTTCAATATTAACACAGTCACTTACCAATAGGTTTACCAAGCCGCCAAGGTTTCTGCATTAGGTCGTACATAATAGTGCCATTAACTATGGATGGTAATAACGTATATACTGGTTTTGGGGACTCGTTCAGTGAAGTATTTGCGCTAAGAAGAATTGACGAATTGTTGGCATGCTTTGTAGATGGATGTCTAATCATTGGTGTTACATGTGTGGCATCATTAGAAGATGAATCTTCGTCATCATTTTCGTGCCAGTAGTTATTACTTCCTCTCGTTGCCTTGGGTGTTGTGGTGATCATTTCAGAATCAATTGCTGCTCCAGACGAGTTTCGCTTACGTTTGCGTATAGTGCGTGTAGCTTGCAATGAATGCTTCGCCTCGACGACTGCCATACGTTTGCCCATTTTTGGCTCTTAAATGCTCACTCCTAAGTTGATCGAAAAATTGTTATGGAAAGACTGAGCTGATAGTTGCCACAAACATTTGGTGAAGATTTCCCtctatgtattgtattatattctATGCACTTGAACTTAAAAACCCAtagatttgtttgtttgttattttctaCCAGTTACCTATATCAAAGCAAGAattattttatccaaaattttgTAATCTCGTacttaatataatacaaaatcagTCTGTAAACTCTACTGTTGTCTTCTGTTAATCTTTATTTGAAGGAACGTTCAACGTTTAGTTTTTGTCCgctttaatttttactatttattggACTACGATGTAAGCGCTCATGTCATTCTAATAAATTGGCTTCCACTTTTTGACAATTGGCTGATCGTTGTAGACTTTGTTGATTTTAGTGTTGGTGTTTTGAATTACGGATTGCTTTTCATTGTATTTAGCAacgttatttcttttttgttgtgattatactttgttttataccacgaaaatatatgtaaagaGAGAATGTAAAATACGTTAATAAAGTCATACAACTCAATTCAAAACCAGATAAAGGAGCAAAAATTAATCGATTGCACATGCCCTTATGCATTATacttctgtatatacatatgtttacatatttcGATATTATATATGCCAATAGCTAAAATTGTTCGCTACTATAAACGTTTAgaccatatgtatttatgttgcaCTCTTCTATTTTAAATGAAGAATTCGATTTGCGATCAAAAATCGCTCAATTCCACTGTTCCCCTTTTACGATTCGATACTGAATATATCATTTGTTTGCTCTGTCTTCATTCATATATCTTTattacaatttcttcaaatatattACTTAGCGACATATGACAACAACATGTACAAtcagtaaataatttttgaaacaacTACAGCAATTAtaaaggtatattttttttaatttacaccaacaaaatttttgtacaatCCACACCAAATTTACACAGCAATACAGATAAAACATTTTGGCAAGGCAAGTGTAGGATGAAATGAAAACAGCGGTGGCAACCGAACGAATGGCTCGGTTGCAGCAGCagcgctaaaaaaaatttctttcgaaCACTTTTAAAATCGATGCAACGCGACACTGTTACGAATGGAACAAACCTTTTCTGAATTACCCATCAGGTATTACATGTACAGACATATTTCTGAACAATGCACAATATAGATacgattaaatatattatattaaactttAACAACGATTTTGCTCAagtcaaaaacataaaaaaattttacaagttcGGTTAAATGCTGCTTGGCCGACTAATTTGGTCGCTTTTTTCTCTTTCGGTTTCGCTTGTTCCGATTTCAAGACAGAAGcaagagaaataaaaaacttatcCAATGCTGAAAGTTTTCACTGTTGTAcacacttttaaaataattttttcacgaTAATTCGCGATCCGATGCTTTGCTTTTATATTCCTTTAACTCAGAAAAAATTGGGCTATATTTTGATAATGATTTTGTCTAATTACTTAGATAATTCTCGTAGAATTCGCTATAAAACCTACTGAGTTAAAGTTTCCCGATTTCCGTCGATTCCACACGATAATTGCATTACAAACACTAGCTCAACGAAATCGCCGAAAATCTGCTCCACGGTCGGTGTGTTTCACTTTTATTCGCCGCGTTGCGGCATATGTGTTTGCTTcttcttaattatatttattcacaATACAACACAACTCTATTTATTAATAGCTTGTTTATATGTACTGTGAACTaggctttttttttatttaatacggCGTTTCCGTGTTTTCCAAAATTTGTTATATGCTTTGTGAATTACGAACGGTTAATTACCGTGTTACTACACAAATCACAATTTGGTAGTACCTCTGCTTTGTTTACAACTGGCCTAACATTGCTTTGTTTACAGCACCTGTCTAAAATAACTCGAACAAATATGGAATAAAACTTGGTTATTAATTCTTTGCATTTGATATTtaatagatattttaaaaaaggttttactTTTCTGTTCAGGTTGACATTGACGAAGATTTATTAAAGAGCAATAAACTGAGAGCAGAACCCTTGATAACGGACTATTTGAAAAAACGTGAAACTCCTTTACGAATTGAATTATTACAAGGAAGTATCGACACGCCGGCTGAACAATTGTTAAATGTAGACGCAGTCATCGCTTTGGAAATGTAAGTAATTTATATAGAGTAAGACAATTTAATCATTaccaatacataaatatattatatttattaatagaaTTGAGCATTTGTACCCAGATACACTAGCGAAtgctccaaaaaatattttcggttttatgCAACCGAGACTCGCAATATTTTCAACACCAAATTCGGAATTTAACGTACTCTTTGAGCCGTTACTAGCAAATGGTTTCCGACATGATGATCATAAATTCGAATGGACACGCTCTGAATTCAGGGATTGGGCATTAAATATTTGTCAACAATATCCAAATTATAAGGTGGCTTTTATGGGTGTTGGGGATGCACCACCAGATAGAAAAGATATTGGCAACGTAACTCAAATAGCAATATTCGCACGTTGTGATTTGCTGGATCGTTCTCTTCATAGTGAGTTACTTCCCAGCAAGGTCGCAGTAGATTGTAGACCTGATGCAGATGTTCGatacaaagaaatatttacagTAGATTTCCCAGTTTACCTTGATGAACGTAGCAAAGATCAAAAGATTCTGGATGAGGCGCGTTATCAAATCAGTCGTTGCCGACGTATCGATAGATATTTCAATTGCGATTTACGTGTGTATGAAGTACCTCTCACAGTTTTAAGGgactatattgaaaatattggcGCTACAATACAAGAACTGCTTACTGTTCTGAAAGAAAATGGTATTGAAGTAAAAGAAGAATACATCATATTACCCGAATATGATGAGGATGATTTAAGTTATCATCAATATGATGATTGTTACGATGAGGAGTTGGGAGTGTGGAATGATGTTGGGTATGCTGTGGATGAGACCGGAAATGATGACGAACGGGGTGCATGCGGTGGATATTCACATACTAAAGAAGACACCAATTATGATTCTGAGGAAAATTGGGATTAAGCGAAAGCTAGTACGGGTTTAATTTAGTTACAACTTAAATAATAAAccattattatatgtatgaagAAAACGATAAAATGAAAtactatgtataaataaaatagtatacAAAATGTTACTTAAGTAgagattttttaaagaaaatgggATTGAACAATCACCGGGTCAACAGTGAATACTTTTTCCCTATAATAAATGTAcgtgcatacatatctacagaCATAACTTGTTTTTGTCAATACAATTAAGAGCATTTCTTTGTAAACATATTCGGAACGCATCCCTCTATCTCTATTTGTAAATCTTTACTTTCACTTGTGATTACGATTTCCTCccttaaaatttatgaaaatcggAAAAAATAAGGTCTTCTTACTTCAATTAGCGGTGGGGTTGACTGAATTTCGTGTACTGTGTGATATGTAGAGCCTCCACTTCatgttgcaaatatttgcaatctTCAACAAATAGACAATAAAAATAACGCATGCGCATAAATGCTATTGCAATAGCGAGAGAAGAAATCCATTTCAAAATTAGTGGAGTTTCTTTAGGAAGAAATATTTAACTGACATTAGTAAATCTCAAATGCAGACAAGCAAAAATCAGTCAGCCATTATGCATGAAAGGAAGAGGACGATTTAATAGAAAAAACTGTATAAAAGTTAGCACAtaaaagcaaatgttaaataaagTCAAGATTTTGAAGTTCCCTGTTTGTAGTTTCGGttgaaattatgtttaaaaatagtttcaaagtGTACTTTTTCTAAAACGTTCGGGTCTCGCTTCGAAAcctttacatatatttactgCGATAAACCAACGTTTAGCAATCGAAATTGTATATTTTGgtgtatttttacaaaaacaaaaaatagttgCTATTTGCATAACTTTACCGTCATGGCTGATGAGGGAGCGAATCCGGAAAAAGAAGCAGAAAAGAAAATTGTGCACACATATCCGCTTGTCAAGGTATGCACGATTTGTCAGGCATGAAATAAAAGCTACCAGAAGTAGAACTTCGAcgtgaaaaaaaaagaattataattatttaaaggaAGAATAAACatataattgaattattaaACGATATTTTCAGCATTCAGATATGAACGAAGAAATGCGAACAGAAGCTATAGAAATGAGCATTACAGCTTGCGAAAAATATTCGAGCAATTATGAGGTAAGTTTCAAATAAaccgagaaattttaaaattatgaaggTTTTGATAGCAACGTTTTTATTGGTTTGTTTATATAATCAGAATTTTTCCATCTGAAATATATAAGGAGGGATTTGGCAATGCCTGCCGAGCAACGATCGCTATTAACTATTGATGAGTTCATTgacaaaaactattatactttactacatatatttaaacttacaagaaaatacctaaaaacACCAAGACCTTTATAACAAATCCTTCAGAAGTGTCAACAATAATGACCTACATACGAACTTATAAGTAtaaacttatgtatatgtattttgcttatttatgtttatagcAAGCGGCACGTGTTATCAAGGAAACCATGGATAAGAAGTTCGGTATTTATTGGCATGTGGTTGTTGGTGAAGGCTTTGGATTTGAAGTCTCCTacgaaaccaaaaatattttatacctttttttcggtggaaatttagcaattttgCTATGGAAATGTTCATAAtaacaaaagacaaaaacatatttacatgtatgtatgtgtgtgtttaaaaaCGTAACTATGCAGAAATCAGTTAAAAACGAAATTGCATACAATTatgtaaagaaataataataataataattgcagtGCAGTCGGAAAGTTGAAAGAATATGACTATTTAGGGAACAAATAGGGAAAGTGtattaaatttagtaaaataccGAAGAAAATAAATGGTTTACATACACCTGTACctaaattataataaagttacaatattaataagaaaaaacaaaataaacaaaacttggtGATCACCTCAATGCAATacaataattgtaaatattttttatacgactaatgtaatgaaatttataagagaatatagaaataaattttaagtaatttgaaacatagtttttataattagttttgcatatacatacatgtatgtatatgtatacttgatTTACAGAAGAAT
This genomic window contains:
- the bsd gene encoding uncharacterized protein bsd; its protein translation is MGKRMAVVEAKHSLQATRTIRKRKRNSSGAAIDSEMITTTPKATRGSNNYWHENDDEDSSSNDATHVTPMIRHPSTKHANNSSILLSANTSLNESPKPVYTLLPSIVNGTIMYDLMQKPWRLGKPIGKGNFGEIFLASDNTSIPVTNENAKFVVKIEPHSNGPLFVEIHCLMNTAKDEYNHIKTEGDKNNRQDYTAPLMQHLPTGIPKYIASGSHYFGDARYRFLILQRFDHDLHSLIKNCRVHQKCVLTLAIQIVDVLEKLHDKGYCHNDVKAQNLMISKCKYYKKQTATAPVTTGKSKSSRSSNVKSSSYDEHYEEKQQTTDSGNSSEQEANDDEEEDEDFIVKRNVFLDEYEDEDFDDGATTNSNNSNSVDIYETPVNRNRKRRPRNNIEFSGSNPVRSCRRQKRNSIYEEMVKSHYLRPTKRISYSEFFNEDTTSIKDEPMESKSVTTDDDFEEFLPRSARRSATIKKSSHASNSCLPTTRITRRQEKMFNKLNANKHLQKTTSDNSPPTAVAESFVVVEEERIFLIDFGLASKFMDNGVHRPFVMDQRRAHDGTLEFTSRDAHMGAHSRRSDLECLGYNLMFWSQGYLPWKDAAIQHQQEKVHRAKEYLMTDVREMLKQIYGKQVPKYLGDFLHQVSQLAYHDRPDYGRYRRLFEREFQQLGYSLAELQLDSKEIVRTCVRVKEEIENKNDIFEMNKLNSNTAWSIMSNLAVGTPFHERTLSNRVSPKNLRSKSDKKSMKKKKFSWAEILSQDPDQIARERAEKEFDREEELSEVQQPIVRRYEGKPTYAILEVENRLKLSGRLTEDNRDSHQSGAANQTDEEEENDEDQDEDEQEEMEVDDTEDMEDNDRDCDDDDDDDDIDTDATETMEHAPNGGHNTRAHNTRSTRKKDCTQLLETEGRIQSANKQRTINSTKSAFKTTAATSKSSHGTTVANKTASKCSSKRSSAAGAARSNRKGYNNEGAQVNSSSVTGRPERRTRRCLIETETEMNDLIDQQESNSNFNPDVCSFFNVWKRINNENIYYRGNNAAAAASTRHCKK
- the LOC106627846 gene encoding dynein axonemal light chain 4; the encoded protein is MADEGANPEKEAEKKIVHTYPLVKHSDMNEEMRTEAIEMSITACEKYSSNYEQAARVIKETMDKKFGIYWHVVVGEGFGFEVSYETKNILYLFFGGNLAILLWKCS